A single region of the Neodiprion pinetum isolate iyNeoPine1 chromosome 5, iyNeoPine1.2, whole genome shotgun sequence genome encodes:
- the LOC124218961 gene encoding uncharacterized protein — MDIQQKCRLCFFKVHKPQNIFTTSGLLNKIRKFTDIQVKRGDGLPSSVCDLCVMKLKIADKFRRQVGRTDKLIRAFVSSHAGSQRYSSKNKSMPNLRKFGTSNSFHDSQDLVRSNYRHRVCRERMHTSRNMSSFRWRDGSSGRKSRSVVRRGESDLDRSFIYSSSTARSLTASYTTLTNRCRAEENPEDFSLPSSFASVFDSNERQDNGAKRTRGFRIVRHRQRERRLLKKRQVRGEESLKSTSRNVINYQLASSGQHALQQSCGLPSDPLNLLKVKKVRPLLDRNDDDDDSAASSVSTGRSSPSWRYDGKARLARDFQTRFSSPSSAGSNFSDEFFDPITPENAVPQKRYFYQRTRVVSETRLASANVHTIDVGRAQGDGPVPTTDNSKIPVNCPLCKKICASLHGFKIHVRMHASEKCRLCEASTESKEKFRKHMVSHVESSESKPQFQCRCCKRVLKTKAGLSIHVRIHSKSVPAAIGV, encoded by the exons ATGGACATTCAGCAGAAGTGCCGGCTGTGTTTTTTCAAAGTTCACAAACCCCAAAATATCTTCACTACCTCGGGTCTGCTGAATAAAATTAGAAAGTTCACCGACATTCAG GTAAAACGAGGAGATGGCCTGCCGAGCAGCGTGTGCGATCTGTGCgttatgaaattaaaaatcgcgGATAAATTCCGTCGGCAAGTGGGAAGAACGGACAAATTGATCCGAGCCTTTGTCTCAAGCCATGCAGGGTCCCAGCGGTACAGTTCGAAGAATAAAAGTATGCCGAATCTACGGAAATTCGGCACGAGTAATTCCTTCCACGATTCCCAAGATCTGGTCAGGTCGAATTACCGACATAGAGTCTGTCGAGAACGGATGCACACTTCGAGGAATATGTCGAGTTTCAGGTGGCGGGATGGATCGAGCGGTAGGAAATCGCGAAGCGTCGTCCGACGCGGGGAGAGCGATTTGGACCGATCTTTCATCTACTCGAGCTCAACAGCGAGGTCATTGACCGCTAGTTACACGACATTGACCAATCGTTGCCGTGCGGAGGAAAACCCTGAGGATTTCTCGCTGCCTTCGTCGTTTGCGAGTGTTTTCGATTCGAACGAGCGGCAGGATAACGGAGCGAAGAGAACGCGCGGCTTTCGAATCGTGCGACACAGGCAGCGAGAAAGACGACTCTTGAAAAAGCGACAGGTCCGCGGCGAGGAGTCCCTCAAGAGTACGAGCAGGAACGTAATTAACTACCAACTTGCATCGAGCGGCCAACACGCCCTCCAACAGAGCTGCGGACTCCCCTCGGATCCTCTGAATTTACTAAAAGTAAAGAAAGTCCGGCCCCTCCTTGATCgtaacgacgacgacgacgactccGCGGCTTCCTCCGTTTCCACCGGACGCTCATCGCCGTCATGGCGATATGACGGGAAAGCCAGACTCGCACGGGACTTTCAAACCCGTTTTTCATCCCCGAGCTCCGCGGGCTCAAATTTTTCCGACGAGTTCTTCGACCCGATTACGCCGGAAAACGCCGTCCCCCAGAAACGATACTTTTACCAAAGAACCAGAGTCGTTTCTGAAACTCGCCTGGCTTCCGCCAACGTTCACACAATCGACGTCGGCCGCGCTCAGGGTGACGGCCCCGTCCCGACCACCGATAACTCAAAAATCCCGGTCAACTGCCCCTTATGCAAAAAGATCTGCGCGAGCCTGCACGGCTTCAAG ATTCACGTGCGGATGCACGCATCGGAGAAATGCCGATTATGCGAAGCTTCAACGGAGAGCAAAGAAAAGTTCAGAAAACACATGGTGTCGCACGTCGAGTCGTCCGAGTCGAAGCCTCAGTTTCAGTGCAGATGCTGCAAGAGGGTTCTTAAAACGAAAGCGGGTCTGAGCATCCACGTCCGAATTCACTCGAAGAGCGTACCTGCGGCCATCGGAGTATGA